A DNA window from Procambarus clarkii isolate CNS0578487 chromosome 3, FALCON_Pclarkii_2.0, whole genome shotgun sequence contains the following coding sequences:
- the LOC138368622 gene encoding autotransporter adhesin BpaC-like: MMEYNRRGSNSNSPVTGSNNPVTGSNNNSPVTGSNSNSPVTGSNSNSPVTGSNSNSPVTGSNSNSPVTGSNSNSPVTGSNSNSPVTGSNSNSPVTGSNSNSPVTGSNSNSPVTGSNSNSPVTGSNSNSPVTGSNSNSPVTGSNSNSPVTGSNSNSPVTGSNSNSPVTGSNSNSPVTGSNSNSPLTGSNSNSPVTGSNSPVTGSNSPVTGSNSNSPVTGSNSNSPVTGSNSNSPVTGSNSNSPVTGSNSNSPVTGSNSNSPVTGSNSNSPVTGSNSNSPVTGSNSNSPVTGSNSNSPVAGSNSNSPVTGSNSNSPVTGSNSNSPVTGSNSNSPVTGSNSNSPVTDSNSPVTGSNSPVTGSNSPVTGSNSPVTGSNSPVTGSNSPATGSNSPVTGSNSPVTGSNSPVTGSNSPVTGSNSPVTGSNSNSPVTCSNSNSPVTGSNSNSPVTGSNSNSPVTGSNSPVTGSNRPVTGSNRALPIVNRSLNTHHNRVNRSLNTHHNRVNRSHKTEEGKISQIQQELFD; this comes from the exons ATGATGGAGTATAATCGGAGAG gtagtaacagtaacagccctGTTACAGGTAGTAACAACCCTGTTACAGGTAGTAACAATAACAGCCCTGTTACaggtagtaacagtaacagccctGTTAcaggcagtaacagtaacagccctGTTAcaggcagtaacagtaacagccctGTTAcaggcagtaacagtaacagccctGTTAcaggcagtaacagtaacagccctGTTAcaggcagtaacagtaacagccctGTTAcaggcagtaacagtaacagccctGTTAcaggcagtaacagtaacagccctGTTAcaggcagtaacagtaacagccctGTTAcaggcagtaacagtaacagccctGTTAcaggcagtaacagtaacagccctGTTACaggtagtaacagtaacagccctGTTAcaggcagtaacagtaacagccctGTTAcaggcagtaacagtaacagccctGTTAcaggcagtaacagtaacagccctGTTAcaggcagtaacagtaacagccctGTTACaggtagtaacagtaacagccctCTTAcaggcagtaacagtaacagccctGTTACAGGTAGTAACAGCCCTGTTACAGGTAGTAACAGCCCTGTTACaggtagtaacagtaacagccctGTTACaggtagtaacagtaacagccctGTTACaggtagtaacagtaacagccctGTTAcaggcagtaacagtaacagccctGTTACaggtagtaacagtaacagccctGTTAcaggcagtaacagtaacagccctGTTACaggtagtaacagtaacagccctGTTACaggtagtaacagtaacagccctGTTAcaggcagtaacagtaacagccctGTTACaggtagtaacagtaacagccctGTTGcaggcagtaacagtaacagccctGTTACaggtagtaacagtaacagccctGTTAcaggcagtaacagtaacagccctGTTAcaggcagtaacagtaacagccctGTTAcaggcagtaacagtaacagccctGTTACAGATAGTAACAGCCCTGTTACAGGTAGTAACAGCCCTGTTACAGGCAGTAACAGCCCTGTTACAGGTAGTAACAGCCCTGTTACAGGTAGTAACAGCCCTGTTACAGGCAGTAACAGCCCTGCTACAGGCAGTAACAGCCCTGTTACAGGTAGTAACAGCCCTGTTACAGGTAGTAACAGCCCTGTTACAGGCAGTAACAGCCCTGTTACAGGTAGTAACAGCCCTGTTAcaggcagtaacagtaacagccctGTTACatgtagtaacagtaacagccctGTTAcaggcagtaacagtaacagccctGTTAcaggcagtaacagtaacagccctGTTACAGGTAGTAACAGCCCTGTTACAGGCAGTAACAGGCCTGTTACAGGCAGTAACAGGGCTCTGCCTATAGTCAACAGAAGCCTCAATACTCATCACAACAGAGTCAACAGAAGCCTCAATACTCATCACAACAGAGTCAACAGAAGCCATAAAACAGAAGAAGGAAAGATATCACAAATCCAACAGGAACTATTTGATTAG